A segment of the Balneola vulgaris DSM 17893 genome:
ATTGATAATTTTTTGGGTCTCAAATTTTTCGGTGCTTTGATCCCTTTTTATAACAGTGCGTTGCATGATACTCTCCCTTTAGTAATTGGTGTATTCAGTAGATGAGACTTCAAAGAAGTTGATGAGCTTTTTCACATCCTCTTTTTGTAGAAAACGAAGAGGATTCTCGGTGATGTGGAATTCGGGCTCAAAACCGAGTTCTTCTAAACGGCGGTCGGTGATGTACTTGAGGTATTTTTCGAGTTCAGGACTGGAAATACCTAAAATGGTTTTATGCCCAAACTTGGTTTGTACGTACTCGATTTCTAAATAAGTACCTTTTAGAATAATGTCGCGAATGCTTTGTACATACTGCTCATCTTCGGCAATTTCAGGGGTCTCCTCGAGCATAATGAGGATGGCCTCAATTCCATTCTGAAGGTGTAGTGATTCGTCGATGAGGATAAGTTCCACACCAGATACCACATTCTTCATTTTGCCCATATCTTTTAGGGCAAAGAAATGCGCAAAGGAGGAGTAAAAGAAGATGCCCTCCATGATGATGTTGTTCAATAAGATAGCACGGAGCACGTCTTTTTTGC
Coding sequences within it:
- a CDS encoding ribonucleotide-diphosphate reductase subunit beta is translated as MKKLIARTSVRDNIELSETAAYPIFKELYEKQKKAIWFPEELNIQQDVLDYQELTPDEKDLFDHAVGYFCSSELLVQNVLVNSFFPMLSDPHAKMSFSTQLFMENIHSDFFEIVLQSFNMDRDKMYGIAFNDPVLKKKQNLIVEEIDKISYGKIDPDTLQGKKDVLRAILLNNIIMEGIFFYSSFAHFFALKDMGKMKNVVSGVELILIDESLHLQNGIEAILIMLEETPEIAEDEQYVQSIRDIILKGTYLEIEYVQTKFGHKTILGISSPELEKYLKYITDRRLEELGFEPEFHITENPLRFLQKEDVKKLINFFEVSSTEYTNY